The sequence GGCGCCGCAGTGGCCGAGCGGTTTGCGGCGGAAGGCGCGCACCTCATCCTGGTGGCCCGCACCCAGGGTGGGCTTGAAGAGACCGACGACCGGGTGCGCGCGGCCGGCGGTTCGGCAACCCTGGTGCCGCTCGACCTGACCCAGTTCGACGAGATCGACCGCATGGCCGCTGCCGTGGCGCAGCGCTTTGGCCGGCTCGATATCCTGGTCGGCAATGCCGGCGTGCTGCCGCCGCTCTCGCCGGTCGATCATCTGAGCCCGTTCGACTGGCAGACCGGCCTGGACGTCAATCTGACCGCCAACTGGCGCCTGATCCGCGCTTTCCACGAAGGCTTGCGCCGGTCCGAGGCGGGGCGGGTGATCATGGTCACCAGCGCCGCCGCCATGGAAGCGTTCGCCTATTGGAGCGCCTATGCCGCCACCAAGGCCGGGCTGGAGGCACTGATTTCCAGCTATGCCAAGGAGGTGGAGCGCACCACGATCCGCGCCAACCTGCTGGACCCGGGCACGGTGCGCACCGACATGCGCGCCCAGGCCTTTCCCGGCGAGGAGCCGGAGAGCGTGCGGCCGCCGGAGGCCGTGACCCCCGTGTTCGTCTCGCTGGCCGAGGCTGCCTGCACCCTGAACGGGCAGGTGGCTCGGGCGTATGGGTGAGCAAGGGGCTCTGAGGGCGTAATGGCCGGCGGCATCGACGCCAACACCCCGTTCAAGCGGGCGCTGGTGCTTGCCATGGTGACGATGGCGACCACATTGTACGGTACCACCGTGCTGGTCGTCTCGGTGATCCTGCCGCAAATGCAGGGGTCGCTCTCGGCCACCCAGGACCAGATTGCCTGGGTGATGACCTTCAACATTCTGGCCACCGCCATCGCAACGCCGATGACCGGCTGGCTCACCGCGCGGTTCGGCCGGCGCAAGGTGATGATCTATTGCCAGGCCGGGTTCACGCTCGCGACGTTGTTCTGCGGCCTGGCGGACAGCCTGGAGGTGTTGGTGCTGTTCCGCGTCGCCCAGGGCGCGCTGGGGGCGCCGCTGATCCCGCTGGCGCAGGCGACCATTCTCGACACCTATCCGAAATCGCAGCACGGCAAGGCGACCTCGATCTTCGGCATGGGCGTGGTGATCGGGCCGGTGCTGGGGCCGATCGTCGGCGGGTATCTGGCCGACGTCTACACCTGGCGCTATGCCTTCTACATGATCGTGCCGGTGGGAACGGCGGCCGTGGTCGGCCTGTATTTCCTGCTCTCGGACAAGGGGCGCCAGTCCAACGTCAAGCTGGACTGGACCGGGTTCCTCGCCCTGGCCATCGGCATTGGCTGCGTGCAGTTGATGATGGACCGGGGGCAGCGGCAGGACTGGTTTCAGAGCATCGAAATCGTGCTGGAGGCAGCCGTCGGCGTTCTGGCCTTCTATGTGTTCGTGGCCCATTCCGTGACGACCAGACGGCCATTTCTGACGCCGAGCCTGTTGCTGGACCGCAACTATGCCCTGGGCCTGATGATCGTGTTCATCTACGGCATGTTGAACTTCACGCCGATGGTGTTGTTTCCGCCGATGCTCCAGGGGCTGATGGGCTATCCCAATTCGGTGATCGGCGAACTGCTGGGCGCGCGTGGGATCGGGGCGCTGGGCGGGTTTTTCTCCGCCATGTTCGTCTCGCGGATCGACCCGCGCATCGGCATGCTGATCGGCATGGGCATCCAGGCGACCAGCGGCCTCATCATGATGTCGTTCGACCAGAATGTGAGTTTCAACATGGTGGCGTTTGTCGGCGCGCTGCAGGGCCTTTCCGTCGGGCTGTTCTGGGTGCCGTTGACGGTCGCGGCATTTTCGACCCTGAATCCGGCCTATCTGGCGGAGTCATCGGCAATTTTTCACCTGTTGCGCAATCTGGGCTCCAGCATCTTCATTTCGCTGTCGGTGGCGACGGTTATCAGCAGCCGGGGCGCCAACTATGCCCGCATGACCGAGTTCGCCTCGCCGTTCAATGAAAACCTGGAAGCGGCCGGCATGTCGCTGGACACGGTCCAGGGCATCGCCGGAATTTCCGGGGAGATCTTGCGCCAAGCGTCGATGCTGGGCTATTTAAACGCATTCGCACTCTACACGGCCGCATGTCTGGCAAGCGTGCCATTAATTCTTATGTTCAGGGTTGCGAAACGAACACCATCGGCCTAAGGCCGGGCGCTCTGGGCGCTTGGGTGGCGACAGCATCGATAGGCTCGCGTTGCGAGTGATCCAGCCCACCGTAAGGATCGTAGCGTGTGGGGCGCGACAGCGTCGCAGTCTCACAGCGCGGAGGTAACAGATGGATAGAGTTGATACGTCGGTTGTGTCCGGCGCTTATGGAGAGGAGCCGCACATGGCCGAGGATAACGCTTCCAAAGCCGCTACCCGCCGTCCGAGCGAGGAGGAGGCCAAGGCCGCCGTCCGCACCCTGATCGCCTTTGTCGGCGAGGACCCGGACCGGGAAGGCCTGATCGACACCCCCAAACGCGTCGTCGGCGCCTGGCAGGATTTCTTTTCCGGCTATGCCGACGACCCGGCCGAAATTCTGGGACGGACCTTCGAGGAGGTCGACGGCTATGACGAGATCGTCATCGTCCGCGATATCCGCGTCGAGTCCCATTGCGAACACCACATCGTCCCGATCATCGGCAAGGCGCATGTGGCCTATCTGCCGGACCGGCGGGTGGTCGGCATCTCGAAGCTGGCTCGTGTTGTCGACGCGTTCGCCAAGCGTATGCAGGTGCAGGAAACCCTGACGGCGCAGATCGCCGACACGATCAACAACGTGTTGCAGCCGAAGGGCGTCGCGGTGCTGGTCGAGGCGGCGCACATGTGCATGACCACCCGCGGCGTGCACAAGCCGGGTGCCGACACGGTCACCACCTGCACCCGCGGCGTGTTCAAGTCCGACCCGGCCATGCGCCGCGAGTTCCTGGACCTGGTCAGCCGCTGAAGGCCCCTCCCTTGTCCCTGCGAGCCGCGCCGATGTCCCTGACGACGGCGCGGCTTTTGCTGCGCCCGTTGCAGGCCAGCGACCATGACCCGCTGGCGGCGATGCAGGCCGACGTGCGGGTGACATCCTGGCTTGGCTCCGGCCCCCGTTCGCCCGCCCGGGCTGCCGCCGAGGCGCAGTGCTGGATCGCGGGTTTTGCGGCCGGCTTTGCCGATGTGGCGCTCTGTGCGGTGGCCGCGCGCGATGCGGAGGGCTGGCCGGCGGATGCGTTTCTGGGGCTGGCCTTTCTCGGGTCCGTCGGCGGCGGCGAGGTCCAACTCGGCTATCGCTTCCGGCATGCGGCCTGGGGACAGGGCTTTGCGAGCGAGGCGGCCGGGGCGCTGCTCCAGCACGGGTTGCACCGGTTGGCCTTGCCGCGCATCGTGGCGTTCACGCGGCGCGACAATCATGCCTCGGCCGCGGTGTTGCGCAAGATCGGCATGCGCGAGCGGGGCATCCGCATGATCGATGGCTATCACGCCCGCGATTTTCTCGCGGAAGCGGCCGGCGTGCCGCCTGGGCTCAGAACGGTGTGTCGGTGACGATGAAGGGGTGGACGAGGACCAGCAGCGTTCCGTCCGCCGCATCCCGGAAAACGCGGCCGATCAATTGGCCGGGCGGCCCGTTCGGCAGCGGATGGACATTGGTCGGGGTGGGCTCGGATTTCAGCCGATAGGCGTAATCCTGGTTGAGAAACGCGACCTGCGGATAGCGCCGGTCGCGCGGCTCATCCGAGAGGTCGAGCCAGACGGTGCCGTCGGCGAAATAGGCGTCGCCGATGGAACGGTCCGGCTTGAAGTCGGCCTCGTTATAGCGGTCCTCCGCCAGTTTCCCGATCAGCGGCACGCGGCTCCAATCGAGGCGGTTCTGGTTCTGGCGCACGACGCCGACGCCCGGATCGACGGACTGCACCCGACCGCCGACATTCAGGAACACCCGGCGCACGGTGGCAGCCCCGCCGCCTTCGAGCCGCAGCGGGACGAATGTGCCGTAATTGTCGATATAGTCGGCGCGCGGGTCGTCGCCTTCGCGGGCCGCGCCCGAGGCGGCGAGCCCCAGAACCATCAAAGCGGCCGCCATGACCGTGGCAAATGTGCTGCGCATTCGCAGCCTCCTGTGCGTGTAAGGCCGTTCTCGTGAATAAATGGGGACGCCCGCCCGGCAATTCAGCCTTTGGCCCGGCGATTATTGCGTCCTTGAAATTGTACAGAGAACCAAGCGTGTCGGGCAACCGGCACGGGCCTTTTGCCGGTGGGCAGCAGCGGGGGGCGGCATGGGTCGACCTTGGCGGTTCGGTGTGCTATGGGAACAGGCCTTGCAGACAATTGTCATGGCGAAGGCCTCAGAATCCCGAGGGGCATGCGGTCGTGGATTGTCGTTCCAAGTCCTAAAACGAGTGGAAGGACCAAGAGGTGAAGGTCATCACCGAAGCAGAAGAGATTTCCAATATCGCATTTGGTTTTATGGCTTCCAAAGCCTTGTTTGTTGCCCTGCATTTGGACGTTTTCACTAAACTTTCCGGAGACTCGAAAAACGCCAAGGCCATTGCGCAGGAGGCCGGCGTACCGGAGAACCGCGTTCTGACCATCATGACCGTGCTCACCACCATGGGGCTGGTGACGCGCGAGGGCGATGCCTACACCAATTCGCCGGGGGCGGAGGCGTTCCTGGTCCAGGGTGCGCGCTATGATTTCAGCGATTACTTGCGCCTGCAAATCGACCGGCAGATGTATCCGTTCATGCAGCAGCTCGAAGGCGTCGTGACCGACAATCTGTCGCCCGACGACGTCGATTCCTATGCCAAATGGATGGAAAACGAGGAAGAGGCGCGGCTCTACAGCGAGTCCCAGCATGCGGGCTCGCTCGGGCCGGGGCGGACGCTGGCGCGGATGGTGGACTTTTCCGGCGTCGACCACCTGCTGGACGTGGCCGGCGGCACCGGCGGCTTCGCCATCCGGCTCTGCCAGGCCAACCCCAATCTGCGCGTGACCATTCTGGACTTTCCGAACGTGGTCGCGCTCGGCCGGGAGAAAGTGGCGGAGGCCGGGCTGTCCGACCGGATCGAGTTCATCGGCGGCAACGCGCTGGAATCGGAATGGCCGAGCGATGTCGGCGCCGTGCTGATGAGCTATCTCTTCAGCGGCGTGCCCGGCGATGCGATCCCGGAACTGGCCCGCCACGCCTACGACGTGACCCGCCCCGGCGGCCTTTATCTGGTGCACGACTTCATGGTGGAGGATGACCGCTCCGGCCCGACGCTGGCGGCGTTGTGGCAGTTGCAGCACCTGGCCTTCACGCCGGATGCACGCTCGTCGACGCCGTCCTGGGTCGCCGGCATCATGGAAGGCGCCGGCTTCGGCCATATCGAGACCGAAACCCTGATTCCGGGCATGACCAAGCTGGTCTGGGGGCGGAAGCCGGAATAAGCTGCCGTTCCATCCGTTTTCGCCCGCAAAAGGCCGCCGCCATGCCCACCCGCGACCCCGCCCTGCAACGGCTGCTCGACGCCCTGTTGACCGGATTGCAGGCGGGTGCGGCGGACTGGCCGGGCGGGGAGGCGGCCCTGGCGCGGGTGCGGTCCCGTCTGGCGCAGGCGGAGCCGGCGACCGGCGCCGCGCCTCCGGCCGAGGCACCTCCCGCGGTGGCCGAGGCATTGCAGCCGGCGCTGGCGTCGGCCCGTGCGGCCGGTGGCTCCGTGGCCGCCGCGGCCGCGGCGCTGGCGGACTTGCTCCCCGCGATCACTTGGTATGCGCGCCAGGGCGAGGAGACAGTGTGCGAGAATTTCGCCGACCGCCATGCGCTCGCCACCCTGATCGGCTCCGCCGACCGGCCGGGCGTGCTGGAGGCGCGCGACGACGTGCGCGTCGGCATCTCGCTCGTGGTGCCGGAAACGCCCTATCCCGACCATCGCCACCCGCCGGAAGAACTGTATCTGGCGCTGACGCCCGGCGCGTGGCGCCAGGACCTGGGACCCTGGTTCGAGCCAGGGCCGGGCGGCGTGGTGTTCAACACCTCCAACATCCTGCACGGCATGCGCGCCGGCGCCTCGCCGCAACTGGCGCTCTGGTGCCTGCCGTCCTGATCCTTCCCTATTGCTGAGAGACCCCCATGGCCCGCAGTGACTTTCGCTTTTCCTGGCCGACGCGCGTGCGCTATTCCGAAGTGGACAATCAGGCCATCGTCTTCAATGCGCACTATCTGACGTACTTCGATACGGCGATTACCGAATACATCGTCGCCATCGGCCTGGACTATGAGGGCGAGGTGGACCGCAGCGGCCACGACTACCATGCGGTTCGCGGCGTGGTGGAATGGAAGCAGCCCATCGGCAAGCGCGAGGATATCGAGGTGTTCGTGCGCCCGGGCCGCATCGGCCGGACCAGCCTGACCTTCGTCTTCGAGATTCACCCGGCCGGCGAGGAAGATTTGCGCACGACGGGGGAGGTGGTCTGGGTCTATACCAACCAGGAAACCCACCAAAGCGCGCCGCTGCCGCAAATGCTGCTGGACATGTTAGACGCCTACGAGAACGGCAAACCCGCATGAGGATCGACCTCTCCCCCTATATCAAGCCCGGCGACCTGGTGTTCTGCGCCCAGTTGGGCGGCGCGCCGCAAAGTCTGGTCAAGGCCCTGATCGGGCAGGCCGAGCGATTGGGGGGCGTGCGGTTCCTGAACAGCTTCCCCCTCGACCCCGGCGCGGATCGGCTGACGAGCGAGGGCGTGCGCTACCTCTCCATGGACGGCTTCGGCGTGAACGCGAAGCTGTTCCAGGCCGGCAAGCTGGAGATCGTGCCGGCCCATTTCAGCGACTATGCCCGCCTGTTCCATGACGGGCTGCTGGTGCCGGACGTGGTGTTCTGCACCGTGACGCCGGCGGACGAGGCCGGCCGCCGCTCGCTGGGCCTGTCGCTGGACCATGTGCGCGACGCCATGGAATGCGCGCGGGTGGTGCTGGCGGAGGAAAACTCGGCCATGCCCTGGACCCATGGCGACAGCGAGATTTCCGGGGATTTCCTCACCAAGGTCTTTCCCGCGACGCAGCCGCCGGACCTCTGGCAGGCCCGCGCGCCCGGCCCCGTGGACCATGCCATCGCCGAGCAGGTGGCCCGCCTGGTGCCGAACGGCGCGACCTTCCAGTACGGCGTCGGCGCGACGCCGGACGCCATCGCCCGCGCCCTGGTCGGGCACAAGGAGCTGGGCTGCCATTCCGGCAGCCTCGCCGACAGCTATGTGGAACTGGCGGAAGCCGGTGCGATCTCGAACCGGCACAAGGAGATCGACCAGGGCTTTACCGTGGTGACGTCGCTCTATGGCTCGCAGCGGCTGCTGGATTTCGCCCATCGCAACCCGCAATTGCTGATGCGCCGCGGCCGCTACACCCATTCGGCGGAGGTGCTGCGCAATTTCCGCAAATTCTACGCGATCAACTCCGCGCTGGAAGTGGACCTGACCGGCCAGGTGGGCTCGGAGGCCGTGGACGGGCGCTATATCGGCGCGGTCGGCGGCCAGGTGAATTTTCACCGCGCGGCGTTCGAAGCGCCGCAGGGGCGGGCGATCATCACCCTCGGCGCCACCGCCGGCAAGGCCAAGCGGCCCCGGATCGTGCCGCGGCTCTCCGGCCCCGTCACCACGGTTCGGGCCGACGCGGACGTGGTGATCACGGAGTTCGGCATGGCGGAATTGCGCGGCAAGACCCTGGTCGAGCGGGCCGAAGCGATGATCGCCATCGCCCACCCGGACCATCGCGCCGACTTGCGCCAGGCCATCGACACGCTGGCCTAGGCGTTCCGTACCCCGGAGGTGGCGGAGCCGCCGTCCGGGGCCGGTTGCGGCGTGCGAACACGGCTGGCGGTGGTGTTCGCGAGGGCGACCGGTCCCGGCCCGCCGCTCCGCGACGGCCGGGAAACACAATCGGGGTTTTGAATCAGACCGGCAATTCCCAGTCGGGCTTGGCCGGCAGGCTGGAGGCGGCGCGGACGATGGCGAATGTGGCGCTGTCTTCCGCCGGAGCCTCGTCCCAGCGGGCGCGGACGGCGCGCGGGTCCCAGGCCAGCACGTCGCCCGGCTGCCAGGCATGGCAATGGCCGAATTGCGGTTCCTCCGCGGTGCGGACCAGCGCCTGGCCGACCGGATCCTGAGACGCCGCGCGGCGGGGAGGCGGGTAAAGCACGGTCGCGCCGGTCAGCGGGTGTTCCAGCAGCACCGGACGCATCGGGCCGTCGAGCGAGTGGGCGAAATGCAGGCCCTCTGCGTCTTTCAGAGTCTCCGGTGCGGTCATGCGCAGGGAATCGGCGGCGGCCTCCATGCCGGCGAGCCAGAGCGGCGGCAGGGCCGCATCGCCGGTCCCGACGACGCAGGCGAGGGGTAGAGAGGCGGTTCCGTCCGCGCCGACCATGCTCCATTCGGCACTGCCGGGAAT comes from Alphaproteobacteria bacterium and encodes:
- a CDS encoding acetyl-CoA hydrolase is translated as MRIDLSPYIKPGDLVFCAQLGGAPQSLVKALIGQAERLGGVRFLNSFPLDPGADRLTSEGVRYLSMDGFGVNAKLFQAGKLEIVPAHFSDYARLFHDGLLVPDVVFCTVTPADEAGRRSLGLSLDHVRDAMECARVVLAEENSAMPWTHGDSEISGDFLTKVFPATQPPDLWQARAPGPVDHAIAEQVARLVPNGATFQYGVGATPDAIARALVGHKELGCHSGSLADSYVELAEAGAISNRHKEIDQGFTVVTSLYGSQRLLDFAHRNPQLLMRRGRYTHSAEVLRNFRKFYAINSALEVDLTGQVGSEAVDGRYIGAVGGQVNFHRAAFEAPQGRAIITLGATAGKAKRPRIVPRLSGPVTTVRADADVVITEFGMAELRGKTLVERAEAMIAIAHPDHRADLRQAIDTLA
- a CDS encoding transcriptional regulator; translated protein: MPTRDPALQRLLDALLTGLQAGAADWPGGEAALARVRSRLAQAEPATGAAPPAEAPPAVAEALQPALASARAAGGSVAAAAAALADLLPAITWYARQGEETVCENFADRHALATLIGSADRPGVLEARDDVRVGISLVVPETPYPDHRHPPEELYLALTPGAWRQDLGPWFEPGPGGVVFNTSNILHGMRAGASPQLALWCLPS
- a CDS encoding SDR family oxidoreductase; translation: MANTSEGRLAGRIALITGASRGLGAAVAERFAAEGAHLILVARTQGGLEETDDRVRAAGGSATLVPLDLTQFDEIDRMAAAVAQRFGRLDILVGNAGVLPPLSPVDHLSPFDWQTGLDVNLTANWRLIRAFHEGLRRSEAGRVIMVTSAAAMEAFAYWSAYAATKAGLEALISSYAKEVERTTIRANLLDPGTVRTDMRAQAFPGEEPESVRPPEAVTPVFVSLAEAACTLNGQVARAYG
- a CDS encoding acyl-CoA thioesterase, whose amino-acid sequence is MARSDFRFSWPTRVRYSEVDNQAIVFNAHYLTYFDTAITEYIVAIGLDYEGEVDRSGHDYHAVRGVVEWKQPIGKREDIEVFVRPGRIGRTSLTFVFEIHPAGEEDLRTTGEVVWVYTNQETHQSAPLPQMLLDMLDAYENGKPA
- a CDS encoding GNAT family N-acetyltransferase, coding for MSLTTARLLLRPLQASDHDPLAAMQADVRVTSWLGSGPRSPARAAAEAQCWIAGFAAGFADVALCAVAARDAEGWPADAFLGLAFLGSVGGGEVQLGYRFRHAAWGQGFASEAAGALLQHGLHRLALPRIVAFTRRDNHASAAVLRKIGMRERGIRMIDGYHARDFLAEAAGVPPGLRTVCR
- a CDS encoding methyltransferase domain-containing protein, with amino-acid sequence MKVITEAEEISNIAFGFMASKALFVALHLDVFTKLSGDSKNAKAIAQEAGVPENRVLTIMTVLTTMGLVTREGDAYTNSPGAEAFLVQGARYDFSDYLRLQIDRQMYPFMQQLEGVVTDNLSPDDVDSYAKWMENEEEARLYSESQHAGSLGPGRTLARMVDFSGVDHLLDVAGGTGGFAIRLCQANPNLRVTILDFPNVVALGREKVAEAGLSDRIEFIGGNALESEWPSDVGAVLMSYLFSGVPGDAIPELARHAYDVTRPGGLYLVHDFMVEDDRSGPTLAALWQLQHLAFTPDARSSTPSWVAGIMEGAGFGHIETETLIPGMTKLVWGRKPE
- the folE gene encoding GTP cyclohydrolase I FolE, with the protein product MAEDNASKAATRRPSEEEAKAAVRTLIAFVGEDPDREGLIDTPKRVVGAWQDFFSGYADDPAEILGRTFEEVDGYDEIVIVRDIRVESHCEHHIVPIIGKAHVAYLPDRRVVGISKLARVVDAFAKRMQVQETLTAQIADTINNVLQPKGVAVLVEAAHMCMTTRGVHKPGADTVTTCTRGVFKSDPAMRREFLDLVSR
- a CDS encoding DHA2 family efflux MFS transporter permease subunit; this translates as MAGGIDANTPFKRALVLAMVTMATTLYGTTVLVVSVILPQMQGSLSATQDQIAWVMTFNILATAIATPMTGWLTARFGRRKVMIYCQAGFTLATLFCGLADSLEVLVLFRVAQGALGAPLIPLAQATILDTYPKSQHGKATSIFGMGVVIGPVLGPIVGGYLADVYTWRYAFYMIVPVGTAAVVGLYFLLSDKGRQSNVKLDWTGFLALAIGIGCVQLMMDRGQRQDWFQSIEIVLEAAVGVLAFYVFVAHSVTTRRPFLTPSLLLDRNYALGLMIVFIYGMLNFTPMVLFPPMLQGLMGYPNSVIGELLGARGIGALGGFFSAMFVSRIDPRIGMLIGMGIQATSGLIMMSFDQNVSFNMVAFVGALQGLSVGLFWVPLTVAAFSTLNPAYLAESSAIFHLLRNLGSSIFISLSVATVISSRGANYARMTEFASPFNENLEAAGMSLDTVQGIAGISGEILRQASMLGYLNAFALYTAACLASVPLILMFRVAKRTPSA